In Daphnia magna isolate NIES linkage group LG7, ASM2063170v1.1, whole genome shotgun sequence, a single genomic region encodes these proteins:
- the LOC123474302 gene encoding organic solute transporter alpha-like protein 3, with the protein MSFNCSYFLQSDIEEPVTTIEHLAALGAFGTAFGIFGIISTVTVTAIFVLSIFHVVRKHPSQWRRLVTWIVSMPMIVSILSLVTFLVPGAAILCDTVKQSYLPFVLMHFIDLSLLIEGGHRDTVQDLKDKDIPINFCRPPWCCVGLCYRNVNYNKKNLRIMKSLVYQTPLFQLLINLLMAILESAGVLERVIRNNAFATLGIINIIFFTIGMYGYNVLTTGFSQISEWKNYPLKARVLFVCVVLLKVQTLILLLLGVGGSIPCVEPYISPVVMRKSIESALCLVEALIFGVIFYPVFRVVDSSASRLGLHTSPTTISVVSLDDVQA; encoded by the exons ATGTCATTCAATTGCTCGTACTTCTTGCAAAGCGACATCGAGGAACCGGTAACAACAATTGAACATCTAGCAG CTCTAGGAGCTTTTGGCACGGCATTTGGTATTTTCGGTATAATCTCCACAGTAACCGTTACGGCCATTTTCGTGTTAAGCATTTTCCATGTTGTCAGAAAACACCCATCGCAATGGAG acgTCTGGTAACATGGATCGTTTCAATGCCTATGATTGTTTCTATCCTCTCTTTGGTGACATTCCTCGTTCCTGGAGCTGCCATATTGTGCGATACTGTCAAACAATC GTATTTGCCATTTGTGTTAATGCACTTCATCGACCTGTCATTGCTGATAGAGGGTGGTCATCGGGATACTGTTCAAGATCTAAAAGATAAGGATATTCCAATCAATTTTTGCCGACCACCTTGGTGCTGTGTTGGTCTCTGCTACCGCAACGTAAACTATAACAA gaaaaatcTACGGATCATGAAAAGTTTGGTGTACCAGACACCGTTGTTTCAATTACTTATTAATCTCTTGATGGCAATTTTGGAGTCAGCTGGCGTCCTAGAGAGAGTG ATACGCAACAATGCCTTTGCCACCCTCGGCATAATCAACATAATATTTTTTACCATCGGAATGTACGGTTACAACGTTTTGACAACTG GTTTTTCCCAAATTTCGGAATGGAAAAATTATCCC TTGAAAGCCAGAGTACTATTTGTATGCGTAGTATTGTTAAAAGTTCAAACGCTTATTTTACTGCTCCTGGGAGTCGGTGGATCAATTCCTTGTGTTGAGCCTTACATTTCTCCAGTTGTCATGAGGAAAT CGATTGAATCAGCGCTTTGCTTGGTCGAAGCGTTGATATTCGGTGTAATTTTCTACCCTGTATTCCGAGTTGTCGACAGTAGTGCCAGTCGGCTAGGATTGCATACAAGTCCTACAACAATTTCCGTGGTTTCTTTGGACGATGTTCAAGCATAA